Proteins encoded in a region of the Corynebacterium breve genome:
- a CDS encoding hydrogenase small subunit produces MQLLDTWQGGTLQENLERKGVKRRDFIKLCGSLAAIFAVGAPIEGVASAQEAEEIAEKLGSVTKPNVAWLQLQECTGCMESVLRSGSSTIEDLVLNQLSLNYNELVMAAAGEAAEKALHDLNQTDHILVVNGSVSLAEDGVYCMIGGKTSEQVLREAAENASVILAVGACSVYGSVQAARPNPTRAVGVDEIIKDKPVINVSGCPPIGEVITATITYILTYGEPPKVDAEGRPLFAYDQRIHDSCPRRAHFDAGQMVRTFDDDAARNGWCLYEVGCKGPSTYSPCPILQWNMKAGWPIGAGHPCIGCTEKHFFDRFTPFYDKLPNVGAFGVESTAQKVGLGLVGAAAAGVAVHGAITVVNEIGVRRKSGDVEPLASFGDETTTTKQGE; encoded by the coding sequence ATGCAATTGCTCGACACCTGGCAGGGCGGGACCCTGCAAGAAAACCTCGAACGTAAAGGTGTGAAGCGCCGCGATTTCATTAAGTTGTGTGGCAGCTTGGCCGCGATCTTCGCGGTCGGAGCCCCGATCGAAGGTGTCGCCAGTGCCCAAGAAGCAGAGGAAATCGCAGAAAAGCTAGGCAGCGTAACCAAACCCAACGTAGCGTGGCTCCAGCTGCAAGAGTGCACAGGTTGCATGGAATCCGTCCTTCGCTCCGGCTCCTCCACCATCGAAGACTTGGTACTCAACCAGCTCTCACTAAACTACAACGAACTGGTCATGGCGGCAGCCGGCGAGGCGGCCGAGAAGGCCCTCCATGATTTGAACCAAACGGACCACATTCTCGTCGTCAATGGCTCTGTTTCGCTCGCCGAAGATGGCGTTTACTGCATGATCGGCGGCAAGACCTCCGAGCAAGTGCTTCGCGAGGCGGCCGAGAATGCCTCGGTGATCCTCGCGGTGGGTGCGTGCTCCGTGTACGGATCCGTGCAGGCAGCGCGCCCTAACCCGACACGTGCTGTGGGCGTCGACGAGATCATCAAGGACAAGCCCGTGATCAATGTATCCGGCTGCCCACCCATCGGCGAGGTTATTACCGCGACCATCACGTACATCTTGACATACGGCGAGCCTCCAAAAGTCGACGCCGAAGGTCGGCCGCTGTTTGCTTATGACCAGCGTATTCACGATTCGTGCCCACGCCGCGCCCACTTCGATGCCGGGCAGATGGTGCGCACTTTCGACGACGATGCCGCCCGTAACGGCTGGTGTCTCTACGAAGTCGGCTGCAAGGGCCCATCGACGTACAGCCCATGCCCCATCTTGCAGTGGAACATGAAGGCGGGCTGGCCGATCGGGGCGGGACACCCCTGCATCGGATGTACGGAAAAACACTTCTTTGATCGCTTCACCCCGTTTTACGACAAGCTGCCAAACGTTGGGGCATTCGGAGTCGAATCGACAGCGCAAAAGGTAGGCCTAGGGCTTGTCGGCGCCGCAGCCGCCGGCGTGGCCGTCCACGGGGCGATAACTGTTGTTAATGAAATCGGCGTGCGACGAAAGAGCGGCGATGTCGAACCCCTCGCGTCCTTCGGCGACGAGACCACCACGACCAAGCAGGGAGAGTAA
- the hypB gene encoding hydrogenase nickel incorporation protein HypB, giving the protein MGRFHRHDDGTVHSHDHDHTGHAHDVGDHSGYATGRERITVLEDIFTENDHRAADNRAAFDEHGVTCINLMSSPGAGKTTLLERTLTAGQGKVRFGVVEGDIETSIDADRLTDLGAQISLLNTGDGFGGECHLDAPMVSQALKGLNLAELDIVFIENVGNLVCPAEFEVGEHRKAMVASVTEGEDKPLKYPVMFRAVEAVVVNKIDLLPYLDFDVDLFLSNVRQVNPDARIFLMSTKTGEGFDAWMDWVLQQND; this is encoded by the coding sequence ATGGGACGTTTCCATCGCCACGACGACGGCACCGTACACTCACACGATCACGACCACACAGGACATGCACACGATGTCGGTGATCATTCGGGCTACGCGACTGGACGCGAGCGCATCACCGTCTTAGAAGACATTTTCACCGAGAACGACCACCGCGCTGCCGACAACCGCGCTGCGTTCGACGAGCACGGGGTCACCTGCATCAACTTGATGAGCTCCCCCGGCGCGGGCAAAACGACGCTGCTGGAACGCACGCTTACTGCGGGGCAAGGCAAGGTCCGCTTCGGCGTGGTCGAGGGAGATATCGAGACCTCCATCGACGCCGATCGCTTGACTGATCTCGGGGCGCAGATTTCGCTGCTCAACACCGGTGACGGATTCGGCGGTGAATGTCACCTGGATGCACCGATGGTGTCCCAGGCGCTCAAAGGGCTCAACCTAGCGGAGTTGGACATCGTCTTCATTGAAAACGTAGGCAACCTCGTCTGCCCGGCTGAATTCGAAGTCGGCGAGCATCGCAAGGCCATGGTCGCCTCCGTCACTGAAGGCGAAGACAAGCCTCTGAAGTACCCGGTCATGTTCCGCGCCGTCGAGGCGGTCGTTGTAAACAAAATCGACCTACTGCCCTACCTCGATTTCGACGTTGACCTGTTCTTAAGCAATGTCCGTCAGGTAAACCCAGACGCCCGGATTTTCCTCATGTCGACGAAAACCGGAGAAGGCTTCGATGCTTGGATGGATTGGGTTCTTCAGCAAAACGATTAA
- a CDS encoding hydrogenase maturation nickel metallochaperone HypA: MHEVALATQLSHVVARHAEGRRVCAVDIEVGALRQVVPATLAYAWRFVVKDTVLQDAQLNITWVDAEIACSSGHHTRLDATDYLDVRCPTCASPTTVIAGEEFRVIDIEVDLS; the protein is encoded by the coding sequence GTGCACGAAGTAGCCCTAGCCACTCAACTCTCCCACGTTGTCGCACGGCACGCCGAAGGCCGACGCGTGTGTGCAGTCGACATTGAAGTAGGGGCGCTCCGACAAGTGGTACCCGCAACTTTGGCCTACGCGTGGAGGTTTGTAGTCAAAGACACTGTGCTTCAAGACGCACAGCTCAACATCACCTGGGTCGACGCAGAAATCGCCTGCTCGTCCGGCCACCACACGCGCCTCGACGCCACCGACTACTTAGACGTGCGCTGCCCGACATGCGCTTCCCCCACCACCGTGATTGCCGGCGAAGAATTCCGCGTAATCGACATCGAAGTAGACCTAAGCTAA
- the hypF gene encoding carbamoyltransferase HypF, which produces MSEFGRRRIILRGIVQGVGMRPFIASVASAFNVTGFCGNSDTEVFVEAQGERVDEFAQALVDKLPPLAHVMSREVTTLAPVPGEEAFNIRPSQHTPGEKTLIPPDVAMCADCAAEIHDSTNRRYRYPFTTCTNCGPRLSIITSLPYDRPNTTLSVFPLCPQCQREYSDPTDRRFHAQPISCPDCGPRCWIEQGGMLIDDPFDQLVMRVRKAWDAGEIVAVRGIGGFHLTCDATDPHAVARLREKKSRPTKPLAVMVPDLTTAHELGVVDDETLLAGPARPIVTVPVGQRQLAGIAPGLNSIGLMLPYSPLHQLLVDRPIVATSGNPSGEPVCFTNEQARVQLAHLCDMFLMHDREIHVPVEDSVFLGKMPIRRSRGFAPVPVPIRSGPTVLAVGGELKNTFTLAVGGYAHVSAHVGDMGSWTAQGNFERAVDQMLSMRNAHPELVVADLHPGYATTNWAQRFVDKHGLELALVQHHHAHALSLLASHGRIGERAAVATLDGTGYGTDGTIWGGEVLTILPDGSFERSWHLPTFGIVGGDRAVKHPWRLALALCHRAGQDMDISGIDQDELTLVRSQLTSGVGVVETSSTGRLFDAVAYLLGAVTEVTYEGEAAMKLEALATGDAPLEPASTWEEMIARVVAPGERRYQARQFHRDLAWLISRELVKADTPAVGLSGGSAYNTILARDIAEFVGHPLLQHTTIPAGDGGLSLGQAVAGRLLADSR; this is translated from the coding sequence ATGAGCGAATTCGGGCGCCGAAGAATCATTCTGCGCGGCATTGTGCAAGGCGTGGGGATGCGCCCATTTATTGCATCCGTGGCTAGCGCATTTAACGTCACCGGCTTTTGCGGAAACAGTGACACCGAAGTATTCGTCGAGGCGCAGGGTGAGCGGGTAGATGAGTTTGCTCAGGCGCTCGTCGATAAGCTCCCTCCGTTGGCGCACGTAATGTCGCGTGAGGTTACCACTCTTGCACCCGTCCCAGGGGAGGAAGCCTTTAACATTAGGCCCTCGCAGCATACCCCAGGCGAAAAGACGCTGATCCCGCCGGACGTTGCAATGTGCGCCGACTGCGCCGCCGAAATCCACGACTCTACGAATCGGCGCTACCGCTACCCGTTTACTACGTGCACGAACTGTGGTCCGCGGCTGTCGATTATTACGTCGCTTCCCTATGATCGGCCAAACACAACGCTGAGCGTCTTTCCGCTGTGTCCACAGTGCCAGCGCGAATACTCTGACCCCACCGACCGGCGCTTCCATGCCCAGCCGATCAGCTGCCCTGACTGCGGGCCGCGGTGTTGGATCGAGCAGGGAGGCATGCTTATCGACGACCCCTTCGACCAACTCGTCATGCGCGTCCGCAAGGCTTGGGACGCAGGCGAGATCGTGGCCGTGCGCGGGATCGGCGGCTTCCACCTGACCTGTGACGCGACGGATCCGCACGCGGTGGCGCGGCTGCGTGAAAAGAAAAGCCGGCCGACGAAACCTCTCGCGGTGATGGTGCCAGATCTGACGACAGCGCACGAGCTCGGTGTGGTCGACGACGAGACACTGCTGGCAGGGCCCGCGCGTCCGATCGTGACGGTGCCGGTGGGGCAGAGGCAATTGGCGGGCATCGCGCCGGGGCTCAACTCGATCGGCCTTATGCTGCCGTACTCGCCGCTGCACCAACTGCTAGTGGACCGTCCGATCGTTGCAACCTCAGGCAACCCGTCGGGGGAGCCGGTGTGTTTCACCAACGAGCAAGCCCGCGTGCAGCTGGCGCACCTGTGCGACATGTTCCTCATGCATGACCGAGAAATTCACGTCCCTGTGGAGGACTCGGTGTTCCTCGGCAAGATGCCAATCCGCCGGTCCCGTGGTTTCGCGCCCGTGCCTGTGCCGATTCGCTCCGGACCGACTGTGCTCGCCGTTGGGGGCGAACTGAAGAACACGTTTACTCTCGCAGTTGGCGGGTACGCGCATGTTTCAGCGCACGTGGGTGACATGGGGTCGTGGACCGCCCAGGGAAACTTCGAGCGGGCCGTCGATCAAATGCTCTCGATGCGAAACGCTCATCCAGAACTTGTGGTGGCTGATCTGCATCCGGGCTATGCGACGACGAATTGGGCGCAACGGTTCGTCGACAAGCATGGGTTGGAGCTGGCATTGGTGCAGCATCACCATGCGCACGCTCTGTCGCTGCTGGCATCACATGGGCGTATCGGGGAGCGTGCTGCGGTAGCCACGCTCGACGGCACGGGGTACGGAACTGACGGGACAATTTGGGGCGGCGAAGTGCTCACAATCCTGCCCGACGGCAGTTTTGAGCGCTCATGGCACCTGCCGACGTTCGGGATCGTGGGCGGCGACCGGGCGGTAAAGCACCCGTGGCGACTTGCCCTGGCTCTGTGCCACCGCGCGGGGCAGGACATGGACATTTCGGGCATCGATCAAGACGAGCTAACGCTGGTGCGGTCACAACTCACTTCGGGTGTCGGCGTGGTGGAGACAAGCTCTACTGGCCGGCTGTTCGACGCAGTTGCTTACCTCCTCGGGGCCGTCACGGAAGTGACCTACGAGGGCGAGGCCGCCATGAAACTCGAAGCCTTGGCTACGGGCGATGCTCCCCTGGAACCAGCGTCGACCTGGGAGGAAATGATTGCGCGGGTGGTCGCGCCGGGGGAGAGGCGATATCAGGCACGCCAGTTCCACCGGGATTTGGCGTGGCTGATTTCCCGCGAGCTCGTTAAGGCGGATACCCCGGCGGTGGGTTTGAGCGGTGGCAGCGCCTACAACACGATTTTGGCGCGCGATATTGCGGAATTCGTCGGGCACCCGCTGCTGCAACACACGACGATCCCAGCAGGCGACGGTGGGCTCAGCCTTGGACAAGCTGTCGCCGGCAGGCTGCTAGCAGATTCGAGGTAG